One region of Deferrivibrio essentukiensis genomic DNA includes:
- the xerA gene encoding site-specific tyrosine recombinase/integron integrase: protein MKAEEAISKFTVFLQVEKGYSQHTLKSYLNDINDLMLFLKDNKEITEISYFTLRGFINSLYEKGLSKSTIERKIACLKSFFNFLVKRGFIQDNPSRLLRFPKKEQKLFKVFNIDDILNLLETPDRSTPDGLRDALILEMLYGTGMRVSELVLTDINDVDFNGLRIRVKGKGKKERVLPLDYFHIEMIQDYLQKRILMAKKGVKNPEALFINKLGTRLTDRSVRRIVEKYLKMAGLPCDYSPHDFRHTFATHLLENGADLRTIQHLLGHSSLSTTQKYTHLNLSEILKIYDVAHPYSKRG, encoded by the coding sequence ATGAAAGCGGAAGAGGCTATATCAAAATTTACAGTCTTTTTGCAAGTTGAAAAAGGTTACAGTCAGCATACACTTAAATCATATCTGAACGATATTAATGATTTGATGCTTTTTCTTAAAGATAACAAAGAAATAACAGAAATTTCATATTTTACCCTTCGTGGGTTTATAAACAGTCTTTACGAAAAAGGGTTAAGCAAATCTACCATAGAAAGAAAGATTGCCTGCTTAAAGTCTTTTTTCAACTTTCTTGTAAAAAGGGGATTTATTCAAGATAACCCTTCAAGACTTTTAAGATTTCCTAAAAAAGAGCAAAAGCTATTTAAGGTATTCAATATAGATGATATATTAAATCTTCTTGAGACACCTGACAGAAGTACCCCAGACGGCTTGCGTGATGCGCTTATTCTTGAAATGCTCTATGGCACCGGAATGCGAGTTTCGGAGCTCGTACTTACAGATATCAACGATGTGGATTTTAATGGACTTAGAATTCGGGTTAAAGGGAAGGGGAAAAAGGAGAGAGTCCTCCCTTTAGATTATTTCCATATTGAAATGATTCAGGATTACTTGCAAAAGAGGATTTTGATGGCAAAAAAAGGGGTAAAAAACCCAGAAGCTTTATTTATTAATAAATTAGGCACCAGGCTTACTGACAGAAGCGTACGACGTATTGTTGAAAAATATCTTAAAATGGCAGGCCTTCCCTGTGACTATAGCCCTCATGATTTTAGGCACACATTTGCCACCCACCTTTTGGAAAATGGGGCTGACCTTCGAACTATTCAGCACCTTTTGGGGCATTCATCCCTTTCCACTACACAGAAATACACACATTTAAACCTATCTGAGATATTAAAAATATATGATGTAGCTCATCCCTATTCAAAAAGAGGATAA
- the trmFO gene encoding methylenetetrahydrofolate--tRNA-(uracil(54)-C(5))-methyltransferase (FADH(2)-oxidizing) TrmFO, translating into MTMKSFQNPDVVIVGGGLAGSEAALFLASKSLRVRLYEMRPLKNTEAHETDLLGELVCSNSLKSESLDTANGLLKAELLKLNSPLINIALNTRVPSGGALSVDRNLFARSVTEAIMNNKNIELIREELCEIDFNLPTIIATGPLTSSKMANFLAKLFGNGLFFYDAISPIIDAGSINYDKCFFKSRYDKGEADYLNCPMTKEEFQIFYNELINADKVEFKDFEKGAVFERCMPIEEMASRGEKTLTFGPMRPVGLRHPETNEEYYAVVQLRKENNEGTAYNIVGFQTKMKIGEQKRVFRLIPGLESAEFLRFGSIHRNTYVKSPGKLNRNFKFKESKYLYIAGQLSGVEGYVESIASGLTAALDLFLYLTRQKELDFPITSALRALGEYVSTEPKGGFSPSNFHFGMLPPLDKKIKDKKLKKTLMSNRALEDLDNYVKSIGL; encoded by the coding sequence ATGACAATGAAATCATTCCAAAATCCTGATGTTGTTATAGTGGGAGGAGGTCTCGCCGGGAGCGAGGCTGCACTCTTTCTCGCGTCTAAATCATTAAGAGTAAGACTTTACGAAATGAGGCCTCTAAAAAATACAGAAGCACATGAAACAGACCTCTTAGGCGAATTGGTATGCTCTAATTCTTTAAAATCTGAATCCCTCGACACCGCTAACGGACTTTTGAAGGCGGAACTTTTAAAGCTTAACAGTCCACTTATAAATATTGCTCTTAACACCAGAGTTCCATCCGGGGGGGCATTATCCGTTGACAGAAATCTCTTTGCCAGGTCTGTTACTGAGGCAATCATGAATAATAAAAATATAGAGCTGATAAGGGAAGAACTCTGTGAAATTGATTTTAATCTACCTACAATTATTGCCACAGGGCCTTTGACCTCTTCAAAAATGGCAAATTTCTTGGCCAAATTATTTGGAAATGGGCTATTTTTTTATGACGCAATCTCACCTATTATAGATGCTGGGAGTATTAATTATGACAAATGTTTCTTTAAAAGCCGCTACGATAAAGGGGAGGCTGATTATCTTAATTGCCCTATGACCAAAGAAGAGTTTCAGATTTTTTATAATGAACTAATAAACGCTGATAAGGTTGAATTTAAAGACTTTGAAAAAGGAGCTGTTTTTGAAAGATGTATGCCTATTGAAGAGATGGCATCAAGGGGTGAGAAAACCTTGACCTTTGGACCTATGCGCCCTGTGGGATTAAGACATCCTGAAACAAATGAAGAATATTATGCTGTTGTCCAGCTAAGAAAAGAAAATAATGAAGGGACAGCCTACAATATAGTAGGATTTCAAACAAAAATGAAAATCGGTGAGCAAAAGAGGGTTTTTAGATTAATTCCAGGCCTTGAGAGTGCGGAATTTTTAAGATTTGGCTCAATACACAGAAATACTTATGTCAAAAGCCCCGGAAAACTTAACCGCAATTTTAAATTCAAAGAATCTAAATATTTGTATATAGCCGGCCAGTTGAGTGGAGTTGAAGGCTATGTAGAATCTATTGCCAGTGGACTTACTGCTGCCTTAGACCTATTTTTATATCTTACCCGTCAAAAAGAGTTAGACTTTCCAATAACTTCAGCGCTAAGAGCATTAGGTGAATATGTCAGCACTGAGCCAAAAGGGGGCTTTTCGCCAAGTAACTTTCATTTTGGAATGCTCCCACCACTTGACAAAAAGATAAAAGATAAAAAACTTAAAAAAACCTTAATGAGCAACAGAGCTCTTGAAGATTTAGACAATTATGTTAAATCTATAGGCTTATGA
- the topA gene encoding type I DNA topoisomerase, translating into MSKYNLVIVESPAKARTIEKYLGKNYKVLASVGHVKDLPDKELGVDIEKNFTPQYKVIKGKKKVIDQLKKEAENAEKVYLAPDPDREGEAIAWHISEEIKKKAKEIYRIQFNEITKKGITEGIANPSQININRVNAQQSRRILDRLVGYMVSPLLWKPLKYGLSAGRVQSVALRLICEREEEIEKFVPKEYWIVTGFFNSNKTEIKARLEKKNGKSFEIKNKTECDNVLTDLNKSEPQIDKIDKKVVKSAAPLPFITSKLQQEAIRKLGFSAKKTMMVAQQLYEGIDIPKEGPVGLITYMRTDSTRVSQESVDAAHKYIEQNFGKEFVGKPKKASQSKTKIQDAHEAIRPTDPLRNPEELKKYLNADQYKLYNLIWQRFIASQMADAEFYSTSIFIKVGDYEFKASGKILKFAGYTKVYTESAEENGNEEENLFYDINEDDKLTTNKYETKQQFTSPPPRYSEASLVKTLEQKGIGRPSTYASIISTLLERDYVINEQKKLYPTELGRIVNNLLVSNFNDIFEVNFTAKMENELDEIEEGKLDWKDALKEFYNKFAPELEDATKHLKMNLILKDIKCPKCASELVIKYGKNGPFVACQKYPDCDFTSNYKRLENGKIELVEAAPHEDSGLKCEKCGKPLVFKKSRFGEILACSGYPECKNIKSFIRKPDGGFILLNKDDKLEDKCPECGNNLVVKSGRNGMFAGCSNYPECKFTSSISVDNDGKLKVQIIKVAKFNCEKCGSEMVLKKSRRGMFFACNKYPDCKNTKSAIKTDDNEIIPKS; encoded by the coding sequence ATGTCTAAATACAACTTAGTAATTGTTGAATCGCCTGCAAAGGCTCGCACCATAGAAAAATATCTTGGCAAAAACTATAAAGTCCTTGCCAGCGTCGGGCATGTAAAAGATTTGCCTGACAAAGAGTTAGGTGTAGATATAGAAAAAAACTTTACTCCTCAATATAAAGTTATAAAAGGGAAAAAGAAGGTCATCGATCAGTTGAAAAAAGAGGCAGAGAATGCCGAAAAAGTTTATCTTGCTCCCGACCCAGACAGAGAAGGGGAGGCCATTGCATGGCATATTAGTGAAGAGATAAAGAAAAAAGCTAAAGAGATATATCGTATACAATTTAACGAAATTACAAAAAAAGGTATAACAGAAGGCATAGCAAATCCAAGCCAAATAAACATAAACAGAGTAAATGCTCAGCAATCAAGGAGAATCCTTGACAGATTGGTGGGCTATATGGTTAGCCCCCTTCTATGGAAACCCCTCAAATACGGACTTTCTGCAGGAAGGGTTCAGTCCGTTGCTCTGAGACTTATATGTGAAAGGGAAGAAGAAATTGAAAAGTTTGTACCAAAAGAATATTGGATTGTTACAGGTTTTTTCAATTCTAATAAAACGGAAATAAAGGCAAGACTTGAGAAAAAAAACGGTAAATCTTTTGAAATAAAAAATAAAACTGAATGTGACAACGTTCTTACCGATTTAAACAAATCAGAGCCACAGATAGACAAAATTGATAAAAAGGTTGTAAAATCTGCTGCACCTCTTCCATTTATAACTTCTAAACTGCAGCAAGAGGCAATTAGGAAGCTTGGATTTTCAGCGAAAAAGACAATGATGGTTGCTCAGCAGCTTTATGAAGGTATCGATATCCCAAAAGAAGGGCCGGTAGGGCTTATTACTTATATGCGTACTGACTCTACAAGGGTATCACAAGAGTCGGTAGATGCAGCCCATAAATATATCGAACAAAACTTTGGCAAAGAATTTGTCGGAAAGCCTAAAAAAGCTTCCCAATCTAAAACAAAAATCCAGGATGCCCATGAAGCCATAAGGCCAACTGACCCTTTAAGAAATCCAGAAGAATTAAAGAAGTATCTAAATGCCGACCAATACAAGCTGTATAACCTTATCTGGCAAAGATTTATAGCCAGCCAGATGGCTGATGCCGAATTTTACTCAACAAGTATATTTATAAAAGTAGGTGATTATGAGTTTAAGGCATCAGGGAAAATTTTGAAATTTGCCGGTTACACAAAGGTATACACAGAGTCTGCTGAAGAAAACGGCAACGAAGAGGAAAACCTTTTCTACGATATCAACGAAGATGACAAACTTACCACAAATAAATACGAAACCAAACAACAATTTACCAGTCCGCCCCCCAGATATTCGGAAGCGTCTCTCGTTAAAACTCTTGAACAAAAGGGTATTGGCAGACCAAGTACTTATGCTTCTATCATATCCACTCTACTTGAACGAGATTATGTAATAAATGAGCAAAAAAAATTATACCCCACAGAGCTTGGTAGAATAGTAAATAACCTTTTGGTCAGCAACTTCAATGATATTTTTGAAGTCAACTTTACCGCTAAAATGGAAAATGAGCTTGACGAAATAGAGGAAGGGAAGCTTGATTGGAAAGATGCTCTAAAAGAGTTTTACAATAAGTTTGCTCCTGAGCTTGAAGATGCTACAAAGCATTTGAAAATGAACCTAATTTTAAAGGATATTAAGTGTCCTAAATGTGCATCTGAGCTTGTCATAAAATATGGAAAAAACGGACCATTTGTCGCCTGCCAGAAATATCCTGACTGCGACTTTACTTCAAATTACAAAAGGCTTGAAAACGGTAAAATTGAGCTTGTAGAGGCCGCACCGCATGAAGATTCAGGACTTAAATGTGAAAAATGTGGTAAGCCACTCGTGTTTAAAAAGAGTAGATTTGGAGAAATTTTGGCTTGCTCTGGATATCCCGAATGCAAAAATATCAAAAGCTTTATAAGAAAACCTGATGGTGGATTTATCCTTTTGAACAAAGACGATAAATTAGAGGACAAGTGTCCAGAATGCGGGAATAATCTTGTGGTGAAGTCTGGAAGAAACGGCATGTTTGCGGGTTGCTCAAATTACCCTGAATGTAAATTTACCTCAAGCATCTCGGTGGACAATGACGGTAAGTTGAAAGTTCAAATCATAAAAGTTGCTAAGTTTAACTGTGAAAAGTGTGGTTCAGAGATGGTTTTGAAAAAAAGCAGGCGTGGAATGTTTTTTGCGTGCAACAAATATCCCGACTGTAAAAATACAAAGTCTGCCATTAAAACTGATGACAATGAAATCATTCCAAAATCCTGA
- a CDS encoding DUF494 family protein, giving the protein MDKIVIALNLIMDFIDSNTFVNEQDIADFLYNTGFDDYEIRQTLSMLDFNSFEGMPIIRHFCVSERNKLTQDAMLYLQKLMLTGFLDFISMEEVIEKAMDADASKIDAENIKQIILYTLLEKKSLLRQELKEEKDLTN; this is encoded by the coding sequence ATGGACAAAATAGTTATAGCTTTAAATTTGATAATGGATTTTATCGATTCAAATACATTTGTAAATGAGCAGGATATCGCCGATTTCCTCTATAATACAGGGTTTGACGACTACGAGATAAGACAAACATTATCTATGTTAGATTTTAATTCATTTGAAGGGATGCCCATTATAAGGCATTTTTGTGTTTCCGAAAGAAACAAACTTACCCAAGATGCAATGCTTTACCTTCAAAAGCTTATGCTTACAGGTTTTTTAGATTTCATTTCTATGGAAGAGGTTATAGAGAAGGCAATGGATGCAGATGCATCAAAAATAGATGCAGAAAATATAAAACAGATAATTTTATACACACTTCTTGAAAAAAAATCCTTGTTAAGACAAGAGCTAAAAGAGGAAAAGGATCTTACCAATTAA
- the dprA gene encoding DNA-processing protein DprA, with the protein MRCNIDSQLINVYLKLKSIKGVTPRNISLIVDNFGSIENIFKLKIEELINIGIKETIAKEIININQLKDDFVDEQVKLIKKHNITVLVLEDENYPLELRNIYDPPPVLFAYGNLECLKKPKIAIVGARKSSERAKKIAAKIASDLAEAGINIVSGFAAGVDINAHIGAAEKGSTTAVFGCGLLTVYPAANKRYLKKILENGMIISEYWLNEPPNWYNFPQRNRIISGLSLGTLVVEASKKSGSLITAKLALEQNRELYAIPTFPDSINVATNFLIKNGAILVENYLDIIENTPQLLINLKVIDKKEQGNIIELTDKSKPVYDLISQQPLSSNELILKVNMDFMELMTCLTELELNNLIKRGLDGKYYIY; encoded by the coding sequence TTGAGGTGTAACATAGATTCTCAACTTATAAACGTTTATTTAAAACTTAAGAGCATAAAAGGGGTAACACCAAGAAACATCTCTTTAATTGTAGACAACTTTGGTAGTATCGAAAATATATTTAAACTTAAAATTGAAGAACTTATAAACATTGGCATAAAAGAAACCATTGCAAAAGAAATTATAAATATTAATCAATTAAAAGATGATTTTGTAGATGAGCAGGTTAAACTTATTAAAAAACATAATATCACAGTGCTCGTTCTGGAAGACGAAAATTATCCGTTAGAATTAAGAAATATTTATGACCCGCCACCGGTACTTTTCGCATACGGTAACCTCGAGTGTCTTAAAAAACCAAAAATAGCCATTGTAGGTGCCAGAAAATCATCGGAAAGAGCAAAGAAGATTGCTGCAAAAATAGCAAGCGACTTAGCTGAAGCAGGGATAAATATAGTAAGTGGGTTTGCAGCTGGAGTTGATATAAATGCACATATCGGAGCAGCAGAAAAAGGGAGTACGACCGCCGTATTTGGCTGCGGACTATTGACAGTTTATCCTGCCGCAAATAAAAGATATCTGAAAAAAATACTCGAAAATGGTATGATAATTTCTGAATATTGGCTAAATGAGCCACCAAATTGGTACAACTTCCCCCAAAGAAACAGAATTATAAGCGGTCTATCTCTGGGGACACTTGTGGTTGAAGCATCTAAGAAAAGCGGCTCACTCATCACTGCCAAGCTTGCCCTGGAACAAAACCGTGAGCTTTATGCAATACCTACATTTCCTGATTCCATAAACGTGGCCACTAATTTTCTTATTAAAAATGGGGCTATACTTGTGGAAAATTATCTGGATATAATAGAAAATACTCCGCAACTGCTAATAAATCTAAAAGTAATTGACAAAAAAGAGCAAGGCAATATTATAGAGCTGACTGATAAAAGCAAGCCCGTATACGATTTGATATCACAGCAGCCTTTATCCTCTAATGAACTGATATTGAAAGTAAACATGGATTTTATGGAGTTGATGACTTGTTTAACGGAGCTTGAGTTGAACAATCTAATTAAAAGAGGGCTTGACGGGAAATATTATATATACTAA
- a CDS encoding M20 metallopeptidase family protein has product MTNSYKIIEKYKSEIMKSFTTLEGLAEPSFQEYKTTQFIIDELSKAGIKSITNLNTGCFGTLNFNKDTTLAIRADIDALPYNDEKTVYRHLCGHHFHSTALLETIKIIVKEKLKLNSNLRFIFQPAEERVSGAEFIIKNGGMENVTEIYGLHVDPELFIGEIYAEKGPVMAGARHFSITMSGKSTHAAYPHLGTDPIVASANFIQTAQAIVSRMVDPLKSAVLTFGSINGGSAHNIIPESVTIKGTFRFLDDENSMLIETKLKNILSSIDKSFGTVSNIEIDKGTYPVCNDDSLSHKIKSILQRDKFKFITSPHLSMGGEDFCFYGKLAPSLFIKFGTRTNDKIIPIHNKEFKVSAEPLFDAIYMWIKILTH; this is encoded by the coding sequence ATGACAAATAGTTATAAAATTATAGAAAAATACAAATCGGAAATAATGAAATCTTTTACGACTCTTGAAGGACTTGCCGAGCCATCTTTTCAAGAGTATAAAACCACACAGTTTATCATCGATGAACTGAGCAAAGCAGGCATCAAAAGTATTACAAATCTTAATACAGGCTGCTTTGGAACACTTAATTTTAACAAAGATACCACTTTAGCCATCAGAGCAGATATCGATGCACTACCTTACAATGATGAAAAAACTGTTTACCGACACCTCTGCGGTCACCATTTTCATTCAACCGCCCTTCTTGAAACTATAAAAATTATTGTAAAAGAAAAATTAAAACTTAATTCAAACCTTAGATTTATATTTCAGCCGGCAGAAGAGAGGGTAAGTGGTGCAGAATTTATTATAAAAAATGGCGGGATGGAAAATGTTACAGAAATTTATGGACTCCATGTAGACCCTGAGCTCTTTATCGGTGAAATATATGCAGAGAAAGGGCCTGTCATGGCGGGGGCAAGGCATTTTAGCATCACCATGTCAGGTAAAAGCACACATGCTGCTTATCCGCACTTAGGAACAGACCCGATAGTAGCATCAGCAAACTTTATCCAAACTGCCCAAGCTATTGTATCCAGAATGGTAGACCCTTTGAAAAGTGCTGTTTTAACTTTCGGCTCCATTAATGGTGGAAGTGCTCATAATATTATTCCTGAATCTGTTACTATCAAAGGGACTTTCAGATTTCTTGATGATGAAAACAGTATGCTTATTGAAACAAAACTTAAAAATATTTTAAGTAGCATCGATAAATCTTTTGGCACCGTCAGCAACATTGAGATTGATAAAGGCACTTATCCTGTTTGTAACGATGATTCGCTCTCCCATAAGATTAAATCAATTTTACAAAGGGATAAATTTAAATTTATAACATCTCCCCATTTGTCTATGGGTGGAGAAGATTTCTGCTTTTACGGCAAACTTGCCCCATCACTATTTATCAAATTTGGGACAAGGACAAATGACAAAATTATCCCAATTCATAATAAAGAGTTTAAAGTATCCGCTGAGCCTTTATTTGATGCCATATATATGTGGATTAAGATTCTTACTCATTAG
- a CDS encoding M24 family metallopeptidase produces the protein MIVVPENDLQLRLNQFKKYMAELDENWEACFIFGKINMYYFTGTMQNGAFFIPRDASPVLYVRKSYERALIESKIGKIVKINSFRDIAEDIGNNFETVHIEKEVVPVAFIERFNKYFGIKNFKSLDMAVAKSRAVKTDFELSLMKRAGEIHRKTQDEIVPTLLKEGISEAELGSKILQASIALGSFGLTRMGSFNAELYLGNICFDDSGNYYNSFDGPAGIKGLGAAVPLFGSFEKKLKKDSVVLLDIACDFEGYHTDKTAIYAFGKIPQKAYDYHQKCVEIQNMVAERLKPGNIPEEIYFEVMNKIDKDFDVNFMGFGPNKVKFLGHGIGLVVDEYPVIAKGFKEPLVENIVMAIEPKKGIENVGMVGTENTFVVTKNGGVSLTGNYFDIIQV, from the coding sequence ATGATTGTGGTACCTGAAAATGACTTACAACTTAGACTAAATCAATTCAAAAAATATATGGCTGAGCTTGATGAAAATTGGGAAGCTTGCTTTATCTTTGGCAAAATAAATATGTATTACTTCACTGGAACAATGCAAAATGGAGCATTTTTTATTCCGAGAGATGCAAGCCCGGTATTATATGTAAGAAAAAGCTATGAAAGAGCTCTCATTGAGTCAAAAATAGGTAAGATAGTTAAGATAAATAGTTTTAGAGATATCGCTGAAGATATTGGAAATAACTTTGAAACCGTACACATTGAAAAAGAGGTAGTGCCTGTAGCATTTATCGAGAGATTCAACAAATATTTTGGTATAAAAAATTTTAAATCCTTGGATATGGCTGTTGCAAAAAGCAGAGCTGTTAAAACCGATTTTGAATTATCATTAATGAAAAGAGCGGGAGAAATTCACAGAAAAACTCAAGATGAAATAGTCCCTACTTTGCTCAAAGAAGGGATATCCGAAGCCGAGCTTGGCAGCAAAATTCTCCAAGCATCTATCGCACTTGGTAGCTTTGGACTTACAAGAATGGGCTCCTTCAACGCTGAGTTGTATCTTGGCAACATCTGTTTTGATGATAGCGGTAACTATTATAATTCTTTTGACGGCCCTGCCGGTATAAAAGGCTTAGGAGCAGCTGTGCCACTTTTTGGAAGCTTTGAAAAAAAATTGAAAAAAGACTCGGTAGTCTTGTTAGATATAGCATGCGACTTTGAAGGATACCACACAGACAAAACGGCAATTTACGCATTTGGAAAAATCCCCCAAAAAGCCTATGACTACCACCAAAAATGTGTGGAAATCCAAAATATGGTTGCAGAAAGGCTTAAACCTGGAAATATACCTGAGGAAATCTACTTTGAAGTCATGAATAAAATAGATAAAGATTTTGACGTAAATTTTATGGGATTTGGGCCAAATAAAGTAAAATTTTTAGGGCACGGAATTGGGCTTGTTGTTGATGAATATCCGGTTATTGCCAAAGGTTTTAAGGAGCCCCTTGTGGAAAATATTGTTATGGCCATAGAGCCTAAAAAAGGGATTGAAAATGTTGGTATGGTTGGCACTGAAAATACTTTTGTAGTTACTAAAAATGGAGGAGTGTCACTTACTGGAAATTATTTTGATATTATACAAGTATGA
- a CDS encoding sigma-70 family RNA polymerase sigma factor — MNEEFKDDLIPDEPQEDSDSDSFEILESENIECSAADDLEIFKIYLNEIANIPLLTKDEEIKLSKEIQNGCLIAKEKMVEANLRLVISIAKKYMNRGLPLEDLVNEGNIGLLKAVEKFDYKKGFKFSTYATWWIRQAIERAITNQCRTVRIPVHMTENINRVMRVQAEFQQKKGREPTMLELSTACKMPLSTLKKVFDAIQQDTSLDKVIGEGENATLHEIIPDENLSIDPYKIAESQSLRELILKWMEFLTDTEKEIIARRYGLFSGEQETLEAIGEDLGITRERVRQIEKRVLGKLKNFIKTKQLKAEELI; from the coding sequence ATGAATGAGGAATTCAAAGACGACTTAATTCCTGACGAGCCTCAAGAGGATTCTGACAGTGATTCATTTGAAATATTAGAATCTGAAAATATCGAATGTAGTGCCGCTGATGATCTTGAAATATTTAAAATTTATCTAAATGAAATCGCAAACATACCGTTGCTGACTAAAGATGAAGAGATTAAGCTTTCTAAAGAGATACAAAATGGTTGCCTCATCGCCAAGGAAAAGATGGTAGAAGCAAACTTAAGACTTGTAATCTCAATAGCAAAAAAATATATGAACAGAGGACTACCCCTTGAAGATTTAGTCAATGAAGGGAATATCGGGCTTTTAAAAGCAGTTGAAAAGTTTGACTATAAAAAGGGTTTTAAGTTTAGCACTTATGCCACATGGTGGATAAGGCAGGCTATTGAAAGGGCTATAACCAACCAATGCAGAACTGTTAGAATCCCGGTACATATGACCGAAAATATAAACAGGGTAATGCGTGTTCAAGCAGAATTCCAGCAAAAAAAAGGGAGAGAACCTACTATGCTTGAATTATCAACTGCCTGTAAAATGCCATTATCTACACTGAAAAAGGTTTTTGATGCAATTCAACAGGATACCTCACTTGATAAGGTAATAGGTGAGGGGGAAAATGCTACATTGCATGAAATAATTCCTGATGAAAATTTAAGCATTGACCCATATAAAATTGCCGAATCTCAAAGTTTGAGAGAATTAATTCTCAAATGGATGGAGTTTTTAACTGATACAGAAAAAGAGATTATTGCAAGAAGATACGGTCTTTTTAGTGGTGAACAGGAGACCTTGGAAGCAATAGGGGAAGACCTTGGAATCACACGTGAAAGGGTGAGACAGATTGAAAAAAGGGTTTTAGGGAAATTAAAAAATTTTATAAAAACAAAACAGTTAAAGGCAGAGGAGTTAATATGA
- a CDS encoding protein-L-isoaspartate(D-aspartate) O-methyltransferase produces MIYQKVPDKFLKEIIAVNCCNNTEIIEAFSNVPRHKFVDEALVNIAYQDNALPIGYGQTISKPSTVAYMTYLLEPCKVDEILEIGTGSGFQTAILSRLCKTVYTVERIPQLYERASRILRSMHFGNIRFKIDNGKAGWEENAPFDKILITAGHTEIPEALVSQLKNGGRIVLPLNNQIVIAEKEDDALILKNTSKECKFVDFVV; encoded by the coding sequence ATGATATACCAAAAAGTCCCTGACAAGTTTTTAAAAGAAATTATTGCTGTCAACTGTTGTAACAATACAGAAATTATTGAAGCTTTTTCAAATGTCCCTCGACATAAATTTGTAGATGAAGCACTTGTAAATATAGCTTATCAGGATAACGCACTGCCAATCGGTTATGGACAAACGATTTCAAAACCTTCCACCGTCGCTTACATGACTTATCTACTCGAGCCTTGCAAAGTGGATGAGATACTTGAAATAGGCACCGGCTCAGGTTTTCAAACAGCTATACTCTCAAGACTTTGCAAAACTGTATATACTGTTGAAAGAATTCCTCAGCTGTATGAAAGGGCTTCCAGAATTTTAAGAAGTATGCATTTTGGTAATATTCGCTTTAAAATCGACAACGGGAAAGCAGGATGGGAAGAAAATGCACCATTTGATAAAATACTGATTACTGCAGGGCACACCGAAATTCCCGAAGCACTGGTATCCCAATTAAAAAATGGTGGTAGAATTGTTCTCCCGCTAAATAATCAAATTGTCATCGCCGAAAAAGAGGATGATGCTCTAATACTTAAAAATACAAGTAAAGAGTGCAAATTCGTCGATTTTGTTGTGTAG